AGAACCTCAAGCTCGGCCTTCAGATTGACCTCGTAATCCTTGGCGGCCTCGAAACGATCGCGCTCGGCCTGACGGTTCTGCGACATCATGATGATCGGCGCCTGGATGGCCGCGAGCATGGAGAGGATCAGGTTCAGGAAGACGAAAGGATAGGGATCGAAGGCGCGGCTCAGCAGAATGACCGTGTTGATCAGGGTCCAGACAACGAGAAAAGCGAGGAAGGCGAGGATAAAGGACCATGAACCGCCGACGCGAGCGATGCCATCGGCCACCCGCTCGCCGAAGGACGCCTCAGCGGCAATTGCGGCGTTGACGTCGGTGGAGATGATCTTGCGTTCATGCGCCTTGGCGAGCACGCGCTTTTCGATATCGCCCAGTTCTTCGGCCGGCTTGCCGAAATGCAGGTGGACGAAATTCGGAAGATTAGACATGGCATTGTCCCGGGAATGGATCGAATTGGGGCGCAGTATTCCGCCGTTGCCGAAAATTGCAATGCGTATCGGCGTCGCGCAAGGCAAACAGAAGGATAGGCACAGTGACGAGGCTGCCGTTCATCAAATTTTCGCCGCAGATCGCTACGGCTTTCGAAGCGGCTTATTGCGGTGCACGAAGGGGCGGATTAAATGAATGACATGACACAGGAAAACGCTATCTCCCAGACCTTCAATATCGCCATCGCCCAGTTGAACCCCACTGTGGGCGATGTCGCCGGAAACCTTGCCAAGGTGCGTGAGGCGCGCACTGACGCGGCGCGGCAGGGCGCGCATCTCCTGATGATGACCGAGCTTTTCATCTCCGGTTACCCACCGGAAGATCTGGTGCTGAAGCCGGCCTTCATCCACGCCTGCTGGAAGGCAGTCGAAAGCCTTGCGGCCGACACCGCCGATGGCGGGCCGGGCATCGTCATCGGTTTCCCGCGCCAGGACGAGACGGGCCGCTACAATTCCATCGCCGTGCTCGACGGCGGCAAGGTCATCGCCGTCAGAGACAAGATCGACCTGCCGAATTACGGCGAGTTCGATGAGAAGCGCGTCTTCGACCAGGGCGCCATGCCGGGTCCGGTGAATTTTCGCGGCGTGCGCATCGGCATTCCGATCTGCGAGGATATCTGGGGCGATCTCGGCGTGTGCGAGACGCTTGCCGAAAGCGGCGCGGAAATCCTGCTCGTGCCGAACGGCTCGCCCTATTATCGCGGCAAAGTCGATATCCGTCATCAGGTGGTGCTGAAGCAGGTGATCGAAACCGGCTTGCCGATGGTCTATGCCGCCCAGCTCGGCGGCCAGGACGAGCTCGTCTTCGACGGCGCAAGCTTTGCCTTCAATGCCGACAAGTCGCTCGCCTTCCAGCTCAGCCAGTTCGAAACGGCATTGGCCGTGACCACCTGGAAGCGGACAGAAAAGGGCTGGCATTGCTCGCAAGGGCCGATGGCGCGCATCCCCGAGAGCGAGGAGGCCGACTACCGCGCCTGCCTGCTCGGTTTCCGCGACTATGTGAACAAGAACGGTTTCAAGAATGTCGTGCTCGGCCTCTCCGGCGGCATCGATTCGGCAATCTGCGCGGCGATTGCCGTCGATGCGCTCGGCGAGGAACGGGTGCGCACGGTGATGTTGCCCTACCGCTATACATCGGAAGATTCGTTCAAGGACGCCGCCGATTGCGCCAAAGCGCTTGGCTGCCGCTATGACATCGTTCCGATCGAAGAACCCGTCGCTGGCTTTTCATCCGCACTCTCGAATCTCTTCGAGGGCACAGACAGCGGCATCACTGAGGAAAACCTGCAGAGCCGCGCGCGCGGCGTCATCCTCATGGCGATCTCCAACAAGTTCGGCTCGATGGTGGTTACCACGGGCAACAAGTCGGAAATGTCGGTCGGTTATGCGACGCTCTACGGCGACATGAACGGCGGCTTCAACCCCATCAAGGACCTTTACAAGATGCAGGTCTATGCGCTGTCGCGCTGGCGCAACGAGAATGTGCCGCCGGATGCGCTCGGCCCTTCGGGGATAGTCATTCCGCAGAACATCATCGACAAGGCGCCGTCGGCCGAACTCCGCCCCGATCAGAAGGATCAGGATTCGCTGCCGCCTTATCCTGTTCTGGACGACATCCTCGAATGCCTTGTCGAGCGGGAAATGGGTGTCGAGGAGATCGTGGCGCGCGGCCATGATGTCGAGACGGTCCACCGCATCGAGCATCTGCTCTATCTCGCCGAATACAAGCGCCGCCAGTCGGCGCCGGGCGTGAAGATCACCAAGAAGAATTTTGGCCGCGACCGGCGCTACCCGATCACCAACCGGTTCCGGGATCGCTGAGGCGCCTCAAAAGTCTGGGAGGGATGAATGCGCAGCTCAGTTGAAATCTACAACGTGCGGCGGGGCGAGAGCCGCGTCGTCTGGCAGACGGAGGCGCTGGTGGAGGCGCCGAATTTCTCGCGCGACGGCGCCTATCTGCTGATCAATGGCGACGGGCTGCTCTATCGGCTGCGGCTCGATGGCAGCGATCTCGTCGAGCGGGTCGATACCGGTTTTGCCGTGCATTGCAACAATGACCATGGCATTTCGCCCGATGGCGAGGAGATCGTCATTTCCGACAAGACCGAGTTCGGCAAGTCGGCGATCTACATCCTGCCGATCGAGGGCGGCAAGCCGCGGCTGATCACCAAAAACCTGCCGTCCTACTGGCACGGCTGGTCGCCCGATGGGCGCGAGCTTGCCTATTGCGGCATCCGCAATGATCTCTTCGATATCTACACGATCTCGGTCGACGGCGGCGAGGAGAAGCGGCTGACGCATGGCGAGGGCCGCAATGACGGGCCGGACTGGTCGGCCGACGGGCAGTGGATCTATTTCAATTCCAGCCGCACCGGGCTGATGCAGATCTGGCGCATCCATCCCGATGGCACGGGTCTTGAGCAGGTGACATCGGACAATTACGGCAACTGGTTTGCGCATCCGTCGCCGAACAATGACAAGGTGCTGATCCTTTCCTACGATCCTGACGTCTTCGATCACCCGCGCGATCTCAACGTGCGCCTGCGGATGATGGACATGGATGGCGGCAACCTGACGGAATTGTTCGAACTCTTCGGCGGGCAGGGCACGATCAACGTGCCGAACTGGTCGCCGGATGGCGAGGAATTCGCTTTCGTGCGGTATTTTCCGGTGAAGTCTTAAGAGCGGCGCACCGCCATTTGATGAGTGAGCGGTGGGGAATAGCTTCGGACTGCAACTTAGCGTACGTCTACAGATTAAACACACAACATAATACAGCGCATCCGCGAGATAGGGCCTTGCGTAAAATTCATTTCATAAGAAAATCGATGATCATAATATCTATAATATACTTCGTATCTCTCTACATTTTAGCGAGAATACCGATGTCATATTACAGTATATATGAAGAGATTTCCGACGCTGCCGAATTAAGAGGCCCGTTGCGTGGAATGCTTCTAATCTCCCCGCAAGCTTACCCCTTATTTATATTGTCACTGTTAATGCTCGTCCTGAGAAAAAACGAGCGCGCCCTAAAAGAAGCGATGTGGCTCTGGACAGTGATATTTGTAATTGGTTCGGCGTGGACCGCTCTGTTCATCTACGCAATCGAAAACTCGTAGTTTCCTAAAACCCTCTATAGCAGATTGGGAACGGGCGGCGGGGTTTTCCCGCCGCGCTGAATGCGGCCACTCAGGCAGCGACGGCTGCCTTCCGGCGGTCGCGGACGGCCTTGGCGAGATCTTCGAGTACCTCGACGGACGTATCCCAACCGATGCAGCCATCGGTAATGGACTGGCCATAGACGAGCGGCTTGCCGGGGACGAGATCCTGGCGGCCGGCGACGAGATTGCTCTCGATCATCATGCCCTTGATATGGCTATTGCCGGCGACGATCTGGCCGGCGACGTCGTGGACGACCTTCGGCTGGTTCATCGGATCCTTGCCGCTGTTGGCGTGGCTGGCATCGATCAGCATGCGCGGGTCGACACCCAGCTTGGTTGCCTCGGCGATGACGGCCTGGACGTCGGCAGCTTCATAGTTGGGCCGCTTGCCGCCGCG
Above is a genomic segment from Rhizobium viscosum containing:
- a CDS encoding DUF1003 domain-containing protein, whose protein sequence is MSNLPNFVHLHFGKPAEELGDIEKRVLAKAHERKIISTDVNAAIAAEASFGERVADGIARVGGSWSFILAFLAFLVVWTLINTVILLSRAFDPYPFVFLNLILSMLAAIQAPIIMMSQNRQAERDRFEAAKDYEVNLKAELEVLSLHQKIDMRVLTELTALREDVSRLNAILAERGPLK
- a CDS encoding NAD+ synthase, coding for MTQENAISQTFNIAIAQLNPTVGDVAGNLAKVREARTDAARQGAHLLMMTELFISGYPPEDLVLKPAFIHACWKAVESLAADTADGGPGIVIGFPRQDETGRYNSIAVLDGGKVIAVRDKIDLPNYGEFDEKRVFDQGAMPGPVNFRGVRIGIPICEDIWGDLGVCETLAESGAEILLVPNGSPYYRGKVDIRHQVVLKQVIETGLPMVYAAQLGGQDELVFDGASFAFNADKSLAFQLSQFETALAVTTWKRTEKGWHCSQGPMARIPESEEADYRACLLGFRDYVNKNGFKNVVLGLSGGIDSAICAAIAVDALGEERVRTVMLPYRYTSEDSFKDAADCAKALGCRYDIVPIEEPVAGFSSALSNLFEGTDSGITEENLQSRARGVILMAISNKFGSMVVTTGNKSEMSVGYATLYGDMNGGFNPIKDLYKMQVYALSRWRNENVPPDALGPSGIVIPQNIIDKAPSAELRPDQKDQDSLPPYPVLDDILECLVEREMGVEEIVARGHDVETVHRIEHLLYLAEYKRRQSAPGVKITKKNFGRDRRYPITNRFRDR
- a CDS encoding TolB family protein, whose amino-acid sequence is MRSSVEIYNVRRGESRVVWQTEALVEAPNFSRDGAYLLINGDGLLYRLRLDGSDLVERVDTGFAVHCNNDHGISPDGEEIVISDKTEFGKSAIYILPIEGGKPRLITKNLPSYWHGWSPDGRELAYCGIRNDLFDIYTISVDGGEEKRLTHGEGRNDGPDWSADGQWIYFNSSRTGLMQIWRIHPDGTGLEQVTSDNYGNWFAHPSPNNDKVLILSYDPDVFDHPRDLNVRLRMMDMDGGNLTELFELFGGQGTINVPNWSPDGEEFAFVRYFPVKS